The proteins below are encoded in one region of Paenarthrobacter ilicis:
- a CDS encoding LysR substrate-binding domain-containing protein codes for MLDVRRLRLLHELKIRGTLAEVADAMQYSPSSVSQQLTLLEKEAGVELLRKAGRRVQLTPQAEILVAHTAALLETLERAETELAASLSVVTGTVRLAVFQSAALALLPDFLSIMRQEYPEVRVEMTQREPETALYETWARDFDLVVAEQYPGHAAPHHSGLDRVILTSDAIRLATPPVGLGGESVSSLAHTASMPWVMEPRGAASRHWAEQACRSAGFEPDVRYETADLQAQIRLIESGNAVALMPDLVWTGRTRTVQLLDLPGLPKRTVFTSTRTAGRIHPATAACREVLERVAAAQQLNAEQQADAD; via the coding sequence GTGCTGGACGTCCGCAGGTTGCGTTTGCTGCACGAGTTGAAGATCCGCGGAACCTTGGCAGAGGTGGCGGATGCGATGCAGTACAGCCCCTCCTCGGTGTCACAGCAGCTGACGCTCCTGGAGAAGGAAGCCGGGGTGGAGCTGTTGCGGAAAGCGGGGCGCCGCGTCCAACTCACTCCGCAGGCGGAGATCCTGGTGGCCCATACGGCGGCACTCCTGGAGACGTTGGAGCGGGCGGAAACCGAGCTGGCGGCATCGCTTTCCGTAGTCACCGGGACCGTCCGCCTGGCCGTCTTTCAGTCCGCAGCCTTGGCGCTCCTGCCGGATTTCCTCAGCATCATGCGCCAGGAATACCCGGAGGTCCGGGTGGAGATGACCCAGCGCGAACCCGAAACCGCGCTCTACGAAACCTGGGCGCGTGACTTTGATCTGGTGGTGGCCGAGCAATACCCGGGCCACGCAGCGCCGCATCACAGTGGACTGGACCGTGTGATTCTCACCAGCGACGCCATCCGGCTGGCGACTCCCCCCGTGGGTCTCGGCGGCGAATCCGTCTCCTCGCTGGCCCACACTGCTTCCATGCCCTGGGTCATGGAACCCCGGGGTGCAGCCTCGCGGCACTGGGCGGAGCAGGCCTGCAGGTCTGCCGGGTTTGAACCGGACGTGCGGTACGAAACGGCCGACCTTCAGGCGCAGATCCGCCTCATCGAGTCCGGTAACGCCGTGGCGCTCATGCCGGATCTTGTGTGGACCGGGCGGACCCGCACGGTCCAGCTCCTGGACCTGCCGGGCTTGCCGAAACGGACGGTGTTCACCTCCACCCGCACCGCCGGCCGCATCCACCCGGCGACGGCGGCCTGCCGGGAAGTCCTGGAGCGCGTGGCCGCTGCGCAGCAGCTGAACGCCGAGCAGCAGGCGGACGCCGACTAG
- a CDS encoding bifunctional proline dehydrogenase/L-glutamate gamma-semialdehyde dehydrogenase: MTSTIPDATAPSTQDSGQFDALAHEAVALVRHWLTEASKIPVDVSAQRLAGVLKDPNGLDFTVGFVDGVIRPEDLSVAGRKLAELAPKVPKFLPWYMRSAVRVGGVMAPILPQVVIPIARRVLREMVGHLIVDATDAKLGPAIAKIRQNGVHLNVNLLGEAVLGEHEAARRLEGTLKLLARDDVDYVSIKESSTVAPHSPWAFDEAVDHVVEKLTPLYRLAASFPKPKFINLDMEEYKDLSMTIAVFKRILDMPEFKNLEAGIVLQAYLPDALGAMQELQEWATERRAQGGAPIKVRVVKGANLPMEQVEASLHDWPLATWGTKQDSDTSYKNVINYALTPDHVDAVRIGVAGHNLFDVAFAWLLAKQRGVTEGIEFEMLLGMATGQATAVRKDVGSLLLYTPVVHPGEFDVAIAYLIRRLEEGASQENFMSAVFELSENEALFKREQQRFLDSLAGMTAEVPGPNRKQDRRLPAEPAPLEGFRNTPDTDPALPANRAWGRDILSRIPGSTVGNKIVDSTKVSDAAELERIITSAVDAGKAWGARPAAERAAILHRAGEVLEARRAELLEVMASETGKTLDQGDPEVSEAIDFAHYYAERAKDLETVDGATFVPANLTVVTPPWNFPVAIPAGSTLAALASGSAVVIKPAKQARRSGSVMVDALWEAGVPREVLALVQLEERDLGTQLVSHPGVDRVILTGGYETAELFRSFRQDLPLLAETSGKNAIIVTPSADLDLAAKDVVYSAFGHAGQKCSAASLVILVGSVAKSARFHNQLIDAARSLTVGYPDNATTQMGPIIEPANGKLLNALTTLGDGETWAVKPEQLDDSGRLWSPGIKSGVKRGSYFHLTEFFGPVLGVMTAETLEEAIAIQNEIEYGLTAGLHSLDSAEMGVWLDTIQAGNLYVNRGITGAIVQRQPFGGWKKSAVGAGTKAGGPNYLIGLGSWVPSEAKAKRGTTLQGAASQILTAAKSADVTAEELQTLQNSLFSDAAAWDSEFGTTKDVSALSAERNVFRYRSLPVTIRLSEGERLAGLLRVAAAGAVAGSKLTVSSAVVLPDAVVTVFANLGVSVRIEDDAAWLARAAKFDAGRIRLIGGDFAALSAAMGGRPDVAVYHGAVTQAGRIEMLPFLREQAVSITAHRFGTPNHLSDHLI; this comes from the coding sequence ATGACCAGCACCATCCCGGATGCCACCGCCCCGAGCACCCAGGATTCCGGGCAGTTCGATGCTTTGGCCCACGAAGCCGTGGCCTTGGTCCGGCACTGGCTGACCGAGGCCAGCAAGATCCCCGTTGATGTCTCAGCCCAGCGCCTTGCCGGCGTACTGAAGGACCCGAACGGTCTTGATTTCACGGTGGGATTCGTCGACGGCGTCATCCGCCCCGAGGACCTGTCGGTCGCCGGCCGTAAACTCGCCGAGCTCGCCCCGAAGGTCCCCAAGTTCCTTCCGTGGTACATGCGCAGCGCCGTCCGCGTGGGTGGCGTCATGGCTCCCATCCTGCCCCAGGTGGTCATCCCCATTGCCCGCCGTGTGCTCCGCGAAATGGTGGGCCACCTGATTGTTGACGCCACCGACGCCAAGTTGGGCCCGGCCATCGCGAAGATCCGCCAGAACGGCGTCCACCTGAACGTGAACCTCCTGGGCGAGGCCGTCCTGGGCGAACATGAAGCAGCGCGCCGGTTGGAAGGCACCTTGAAGCTCCTGGCCCGCGATGACGTGGACTACGTTTCCATTAAGGAATCCTCCACCGTGGCCCCGCACTCCCCATGGGCTTTTGATGAAGCCGTGGACCACGTGGTGGAGAAGCTCACCCCGCTGTACCGCCTCGCAGCGTCCTTCCCCAAGCCCAAGTTCATCAACCTGGACATGGAGGAATACAAGGACCTCAGCATGACCATCGCGGTGTTCAAGCGCATCCTGGACATGCCCGAGTTCAAGAACCTCGAGGCCGGCATCGTCCTCCAGGCCTACCTTCCGGACGCCCTCGGCGCCATGCAGGAGCTGCAGGAATGGGCCACCGAACGCCGCGCACAGGGCGGTGCTCCCATCAAGGTCCGCGTGGTCAAGGGCGCAAACCTTCCCATGGAGCAGGTGGAAGCGTCCCTGCACGATTGGCCCCTGGCCACGTGGGGCACCAAGCAGGACTCGGACACCAGCTACAAGAACGTCATCAACTACGCCCTCACCCCGGACCACGTGGACGCCGTCCGCATCGGCGTGGCCGGCCACAACCTGTTTGACGTTGCCTTTGCCTGGCTCTTGGCCAAGCAGCGCGGTGTGACGGAGGGTATTGAATTCGAAATGCTCCTGGGCATGGCAACCGGCCAGGCCACCGCGGTCCGCAAGGACGTCGGCAGCCTCCTGCTTTACACTCCGGTGGTTCACCCGGGCGAGTTCGACGTCGCAATCGCCTACTTGATCCGTCGCCTGGAAGAGGGCGCCAGCCAGGAAAACTTCATGAGCGCGGTCTTCGAACTCAGCGAAAATGAAGCCTTGTTCAAGCGCGAACAGCAGCGTTTCCTGGACTCCTTGGCCGGAATGACGGCCGAGGTCCCGGGCCCCAACCGCAAGCAGGACCGCCGCCTCCCCGCCGAGCCCGCTCCGTTGGAAGGCTTCCGCAACACCCCGGACACCGACCCTGCCCTTCCGGCCAACCGTGCGTGGGGCCGCGACATCCTCAGCCGCATCCCCGGTTCCACCGTCGGCAACAAGATCGTGGACTCCACCAAGGTCTCGGATGCCGCCGAACTTGAGCGCATCATCACCTCCGCAGTGGATGCTGGAAAGGCCTGGGGCGCCCGTCCGGCCGCTGAGCGCGCCGCCATCCTGCACCGCGCCGGCGAAGTCCTGGAAGCCCGCCGCGCCGAGCTCCTGGAAGTCATGGCTTCCGAAACCGGCAAGACCCTCGATCAGGGCGATCCCGAGGTCAGCGAAGCGATTGACTTCGCGCACTACTACGCCGAGCGTGCCAAGGACCTGGAAACGGTCGACGGCGCCACGTTCGTCCCAGCCAACCTCACCGTGGTGACACCCCCGTGGAACTTCCCGGTAGCCATTCCCGCGGGGTCCACGCTGGCAGCGCTCGCCTCAGGGTCCGCCGTCGTGATCAAGCCCGCAAAGCAGGCCCGCCGCTCCGGTTCCGTCATGGTGGACGCGCTGTGGGAAGCCGGTGTGCCGCGCGAAGTGCTGGCACTGGTCCAGCTCGAAGAGCGGGATCTTGGCACCCAGTTGGTCTCGCACCCCGGCGTCGACCGCGTCATACTCACCGGTGGATATGAAACCGCTGAACTGTTCCGCTCCTTCCGCCAGGACCTGCCGCTGCTCGCGGAGACCTCCGGCAAGAACGCCATCATCGTCACCCCCAGTGCCGACCTGGACCTCGCCGCGAAGGACGTGGTGTACTCGGCCTTCGGACACGCGGGCCAGAAGTGCTCTGCTGCCTCCTTGGTGATCCTGGTGGGTTCGGTGGCCAAGAGTGCACGCTTCCACAACCAGCTGATCGATGCCGCGCGATCCCTGACGGTGGGTTACCCGGACAACGCCACCACCCAGATGGGGCCGATCATCGAGCCCGCCAACGGCAAGCTCCTGAACGCCCTCACCACCTTGGGCGACGGCGAAACATGGGCCGTCAAGCCCGAACAGCTCGATGACTCCGGGCGTCTGTGGTCCCCGGGCATCAAGTCCGGCGTGAAGCGTGGATCCTACTTCCACCTGACCGAGTTCTTTGGCCCGGTCCTGGGTGTCATGACGGCCGAAACCCTGGAAGAAGCCATCGCCATCCAGAACGAAATCGAGTACGGCCTCACCGCGGGCCTGCACTCCTTGGATTCCGCTGAAATGGGCGTCTGGCTGGACACCATCCAGGCCGGAAACCTGTACGTCAACCGCGGCATCACCGGTGCGATCGTCCAGCGCCAGCCGTTCGGCGGCTGGAAGAAGTCGGCCGTCGGTGCCGGAACCAAGGCCGGTGGGCCGAACTACCTGATCGGGCTCGGCTCTTGGGTCCCCAGTGAAGCCAAGGCCAAGCGCGGCACCACCCTCCAGGGCGCGGCTTCGCAGATCCTGACGGCCGCTAAATCCGCTGATGTAACGGCAGAGGAACTCCAGACCCTCCAGAACTCGCTCTTCAGCGATGCGGCTGCTTGGGACTCCGAGTTTGGCACCACCAAGGACGTCTCCGCCCTGTCCGCAGAGCGCAACGTCTTCCGCTACCGCTCCCTGCCTGTGACCATCCGCCTCTCCGAAGGCGAGCGGCTCGCTGGGTTGCTGCGTGTTGCAGCAGCCGGTGCAGTGGCCGGTTCGAAGCTGACAGTGAGCTCCGCCGTCGTACTTCCCGACGCTGTGGTGACCGTCTTTGCGAACCTGGGCGTCAGCGTCCGGATCGAGGACGACGCCGCGTGGCTGGCCCGCGCAGCGAAGTTCGACGCCGGCCGGATCCGCCTGATCGGTGGCGACTTTGCCGCGCTGAGCGCAGCCATGGGTGGCCGTCCGGACGTGGCGGTATACCACGGTGCTGTGACCCAGGCCGGCCGGATCGAGATGCTGCCGTTCCTCCGCGAGCAGGCCGTGTCCATCACCGCCCACCGCTTCGGCACGCCGAACCACTTGTCTGACCACCTGATCTAG
- a CDS encoding oxygenase MpaB family protein, whose product MECMRNYLTEYRHELQRTFTGTSGTPPEWVSRLAEGDDAGYHLPDSAVWAVHGHLAAIVAGIRVLLMQALHPGALAGVYEHSDFQKDPLGRLANTIRWIFTVTYGSKDAAESATAMVRKMHQRVHGTYVDGNGQEQQYSANDPELLRWVHVTYADSFITANRIWGKPLPGGNDAYVREWAGAGRLMGVENPPVTEAQVREELEEWRVSGVLRADERLAETVSFIRNPPLSPLLRPGYRILFAAAVASLEPQYREMLGMKRAALGPVPMPVVTGTRAVLAMVRFALGRQGPSEQAARQRLQRLGFAS is encoded by the coding sequence ATGGAGTGTATGAGGAACTACCTCACCGAGTACCGGCATGAACTTCAGCGCACATTCACGGGGACGTCAGGGACGCCACCCGAGTGGGTGTCGCGCCTGGCCGAAGGGGACGACGCCGGCTACCACCTTCCCGATTCGGCCGTCTGGGCCGTCCATGGCCACTTGGCCGCGATCGTCGCGGGAATCAGGGTGTTGCTGATGCAGGCACTGCATCCCGGCGCGCTGGCCGGCGTGTACGAGCACTCCGATTTCCAGAAGGATCCCCTGGGGCGCCTGGCCAACACCATCCGGTGGATCTTCACAGTGACCTACGGGTCAAAGGACGCTGCGGAATCCGCAACAGCCATGGTCCGGAAAATGCACCAGCGCGTGCACGGAACCTACGTTGACGGGAACGGGCAGGAGCAGCAGTACTCAGCCAACGATCCCGAACTCCTGCGCTGGGTGCACGTGACCTACGCGGACTCCTTCATCACCGCCAACCGGATCTGGGGCAAGCCACTCCCTGGTGGCAATGACGCGTACGTCCGCGAGTGGGCCGGGGCGGGACGGCTCATGGGAGTGGAGAACCCTCCGGTCACCGAAGCGCAGGTCCGCGAAGAATTGGAGGAGTGGCGGGTGTCCGGAGTGCTGCGGGCGGACGAACGTTTGGCCGAGACCGTTTCCTTCATCCGCAACCCTCCCCTGAGCCCACTGCTCCGGCCGGGCTACCGCATTCTCTTCGCGGCCGCCGTCGCAAGCCTGGAACCCCAGTACCGGGAGATGTTGGGGATGAAGCGGGCGGCCCTGGGTCCTGTCCCCATGCCGGTAGTCACGGGAACCAGGGCCGTGCTGGCCATGGTCCGCTTTGCTCTGGGCCGCCAAGGTCCCAGCGAGCAGGCGGCCCGGCAGCGGCTTCAGAGGCTGGGCTTCGCGTCCTGA
- a CDS encoding peptidoglycan DD-metalloendopeptidase family protein, whose translation MGKHHDSDRAVKLIRAVGFHRVLIAGSLAMLAFLAFGFQPLNGTPAGNVGGSLAQGFVGPNALGTLLPPEAETLVIDPAPEPPEQQAGIPMVYFDRAMVRTVSKDGSTGLTVAAAGMSRPPAGALYAPLEVLNPSSPYGYRYSPLTGLAGEFHWGQDYAAACGTRVYAADAGIVRAVGWHVWGGGNRVEIEHGNGLVTTYNHLQAIGVTTGQSVRVGEVIAEVGTTGWSTGCHLHFETIVNGLHTNPNGWTYLPMRQVDPLQNITMVNYQPGAGAATTAAPVWAVPVADGTNRAVIGGDHEEPVARPVTPPATAPPASSQPPGQTTAPTPNTTAPSPSGTATPSPSTTATPSPSATATPSPSTTATPSPSATATPSPSTTATPTPSPSTTAAPSVAAPAPATTAAPVTTIPPAATVAPAVTVPPAVTVAPKVAPVVPTTPAPVPSAPLPSAIVPSALPSVILPQGYVLVGLDQVRRPDGVVVPLSSLILPTPKPS comes from the coding sequence GTGGGCAAGCATCATGATTCAGACCGGGCAGTAAAGCTGATCCGCGCAGTGGGTTTCCACCGCGTCCTGATAGCGGGAAGCTTGGCGATGCTGGCATTCCTCGCCTTCGGCTTCCAACCCCTCAACGGAACCCCGGCCGGCAATGTTGGCGGCTCCCTGGCCCAGGGTTTTGTGGGCCCCAATGCACTTGGCACCTTGTTGCCGCCGGAAGCTGAAACGCTGGTGATCGATCCCGCGCCGGAGCCGCCGGAGCAGCAAGCCGGAATTCCCATGGTCTATTTCGACCGTGCCATGGTCCGGACAGTCAGCAAGGATGGGTCCACCGGCCTGACCGTGGCCGCGGCGGGCATGTCCCGGCCGCCCGCAGGTGCCCTCTACGCGCCGCTTGAGGTCCTCAACCCCAGCTCTCCCTACGGCTACCGCTACAGCCCCCTCACAGGGCTGGCCGGCGAATTCCACTGGGGCCAGGACTACGCCGCAGCCTGCGGGACCCGAGTGTATGCGGCCGACGCCGGGATTGTCCGGGCCGTGGGCTGGCACGTGTGGGGTGGCGGCAACAGGGTGGAGATCGAGCACGGCAACGGACTGGTCACCACGTACAACCACCTCCAGGCAATCGGGGTCACCACCGGCCAATCGGTCCGCGTGGGCGAAGTGATCGCCGAGGTTGGAACCACCGGCTGGTCCACTGGTTGCCACCTGCACTTCGAGACGATCGTGAACGGCCTGCACACCAACCCCAATGGATGGACCTACCTGCCCATGCGCCAGGTGGATCCCCTGCAGAACATCACCATGGTGAACTACCAGCCAGGTGCCGGAGCTGCCACCACAGCCGCACCCGTCTGGGCGGTTCCCGTAGCCGACGGCACCAACCGCGCCGTGATTGGCGGCGACCATGAAGAACCGGTGGCCCGCCCAGTGACTCCGCCGGCCACCGCGCCGCCCGCATCATCACAGCCGCCGGGACAGACCACCGCGCCCACGCCGAATACGACGGCTCCGTCGCCTTCTGGGACGGCCACGCCTTCTCCGAGTACGACGGCGACTCCGTCACCTTCTGCGACGGCCACGCCTTCTCCGAGTACGACGGCGACTCCGTCACCTTCTGCGACCGCGACGCCTTCCCCGAGCACCACCGCGACGCCCACGCCGTCGCCCAGCACGACTGCTGCTCCGTCAGTTGCAGCACCTGCCCCGGCGACGACAGCGGCCCCCGTCACAACCATCCCACCGGCTGCCACCGTTGCGCCTGCCGTGACTGTTCCGCCTGCCGTGACCGTTGCCCCGAAGGTGGCACCCGTGGTTCCCACCACTCCGGCGCCAGTACCCTCGGCCCCACTGCCTTCGGCCATTGTGCCCTCGGCACTGCCGTCGGTGATCTTGCCGCAGGGTTACGTGTTGGTGGGCCTGGATCAGGTGCGGCGGCCGGATGGTGTTGTTGTTCCGCTGTCCTCGCTGATTCTCCCGACGCCCAAGCCTTCCTAG
- a CDS encoding glutathione peroxidase, whose translation MSSLYSIPLTFNDGSEADFGHFEGKAVLVVNVASKCGFTKQYAGLEELYGKYRAQGFEVLGVPCNQFGGQEPGEDQEIAEFCQRNFGVSFPLTTKAKVRGKDQHPLFAELTKQGEGRARKVKWNFEKFVINRDGKMVARFPSTVKPDSEDLVKAVEEALS comes from the coding sequence ATGTCCAGCCTTTACAGCATTCCCCTCACGTTCAATGACGGTTCCGAGGCCGACTTCGGTCACTTCGAAGGTAAAGCCGTGCTGGTGGTCAACGTGGCCTCCAAATGCGGCTTCACCAAGCAATACGCGGGCCTGGAAGAGCTTTACGGCAAGTACCGGGCGCAGGGCTTCGAAGTCCTGGGGGTGCCCTGCAACCAGTTCGGTGGCCAGGAACCGGGCGAGGACCAGGAAATTGCAGAGTTCTGCCAGCGCAACTTTGGCGTTTCCTTCCCACTGACAACCAAGGCAAAGGTCCGGGGCAAGGACCAGCATCCGCTGTTCGCGGAATTGACCAAACAGGGCGAAGGCCGTGCACGGAAGGTGAAATGGAACTTCGAAAAGTTCGTCATCAACCGTGACGGAAAAATGGTGGCAAGGTTCCCATCCACAGTGAAGCCTGACTCCGAAGACCTGGTGAAGGCTGTAGAGGAAGCATTGTCCTGA
- a CDS encoding phosphodiesterase — protein MELIEAEYPKPGHVLLHLSDLHLVGGPGTLHGSVDSATRLQEICDQIIASRIRPEAIIFTGDLADKGELHAYERLREMIEPVCEALGTKAIWAMGNHDDRANFRAAFSDAAESSKPQDPVDRSYFVNGLRIITLDTTVPGHHYGELSTSQLEWLAGELATPAPDGTILALHHPPVPCVQDLAVLVELRGQAALAAVVRNTDVRTILGGHLHYSTTAGFAGIPVSVASATCYTQDLGVESGGQRGRDGAQSYNMIHVYEHTIVHSVVPMSGGVTVGEPVDAEEVQRRLTEAGIRIPHESRVGAHTSPGTHTSSMPLISPRVP, from the coding sequence ATGGAGCTCATCGAGGCCGAATACCCCAAACCAGGTCATGTGCTTTTGCACCTGAGTGATCTTCACTTGGTAGGTGGTCCCGGCACGCTTCATGGCTCCGTGGACAGCGCAACCAGGCTCCAGGAGATCTGCGACCAGATCATCGCGTCCCGGATCAGGCCGGAAGCCATCATTTTTACGGGCGACCTTGCCGACAAGGGCGAGCTGCACGCCTACGAGCGGCTCCGCGAAATGATCGAACCCGTCTGCGAGGCTCTCGGGACCAAGGCCATCTGGGCCATGGGCAACCACGATGACCGGGCTAATTTCAGGGCAGCGTTCAGTGACGCAGCGGAGTCCAGCAAACCCCAGGACCCGGTGGATCGCAGCTACTTTGTGAATGGGCTGCGGATCATTACCCTGGACACCACCGTTCCCGGCCACCACTATGGCGAGCTTTCCACCTCACAGCTTGAATGGCTTGCCGGAGAACTTGCCACGCCCGCGCCGGACGGCACCATCCTGGCACTGCACCACCCGCCCGTCCCATGCGTGCAGGACCTGGCAGTCCTGGTGGAGTTGCGCGGACAAGCCGCACTGGCCGCCGTCGTACGCAATACGGACGTCCGCACCATCTTGGGCGGACATCTTCATTACTCCACGACGGCGGGCTTCGCCGGCATCCCGGTCTCGGTGGCGTCAGCCACCTGCTACACCCAGGATCTCGGCGTCGAATCCGGCGGTCAACGTGGCCGTGACGGCGCGCAGTCGTACAACATGATCCACGTCTACGAGCATACGATTGTGCACTCCGTGGTCCCCATGTCCGGGGGAGTCACGGTGGGTGAACCGGTGGACGCGGAAGAAGTTCAGCGGAGGCTTACCGAAGCCGGCATCCGGATCCCCCACGAGTCCAGGGTGGGGGCGCATACGTCGCCTGGAACGCACACGTCCTCCATGCCCCTTATTTCTCCCAGGGTGCCTTGA
- a CDS encoding stealth family protein yields MTQAQVDPIYHGSPSEEEDTIAEAVSPAVVAHLKHRPDVVRHRGRYALVNRNLTPQQAMVSDLLAVREALEKAGVDFILVRGNDERPVIAVDWEARREVREALVAAFQNEPFYSMTVDAKKKTSMLVADGDLSANRKARIFRLYRPRVETGGGLWYGPALGVQLELWRFEGDQLELPVENSLTRRTMLRQDAVRGTVQRHGLSWPTIENMFADHASDIDFDVDIVFSWVDGSDPEYIARRRAQQADAVLGEGDDHEARFRQINELKYALRSVHMFAPWIRRIFIATDSPAPEWLADHPAVTIMRSEDFFADPTVLPTHNSQAVESQLHHIDGLSEHFLYSNDDMFFGRPVGPDMFFTPGGITKFIEADTRIGLGENDAERSGFENAARVNRKLLWERFGRITTRHLEHTAAPLRRSVVARMEKEFPAEFAKTAASRFRAADNISVTNSFYHYYALLTGRAVTQTSAKVRYVDTTMWAGLHYLPKLLAKRHMDFFCLNDGSFPEVDGQERAELVTDFLEKYFPVKAPWEK; encoded by the coding sequence ATCACACAAGCACAGGTCGACCCGATTTACCACGGCAGCCCGTCAGAAGAAGAAGACACCATCGCCGAGGCGGTTTCGCCTGCCGTTGTTGCACACCTGAAACACCGGCCGGACGTCGTCCGTCACCGCGGGCGGTACGCGCTGGTTAACCGCAACCTCACCCCGCAACAGGCCATGGTGTCCGATCTCCTTGCGGTCCGGGAAGCCCTGGAAAAAGCCGGGGTGGATTTCATCCTGGTCCGTGGAAACGACGAGCGGCCTGTCATTGCGGTTGATTGGGAGGCACGCAGGGAAGTCCGCGAAGCCCTCGTGGCTGCTTTCCAGAACGAGCCGTTCTATTCCATGACCGTGGACGCCAAGAAGAAGACTTCCATGCTGGTGGCCGACGGCGACCTCTCCGCCAACCGGAAAGCCCGCATCTTCCGCTTGTACCGCCCCCGCGTGGAAACAGGCGGCGGCCTTTGGTACGGCCCTGCCCTGGGCGTTCAGCTTGAGCTCTGGAGGTTCGAAGGGGACCAGCTGGAGCTGCCCGTGGAGAACTCCCTGACCCGCCGCACCATGCTCCGCCAGGATGCGGTGCGCGGCACGGTGCAGCGCCACGGACTCTCCTGGCCCACCATTGAGAACATGTTTGCCGATCACGCGAGCGACATCGACTTCGACGTGGACATTGTTTTCTCCTGGGTGGACGGCAGCGATCCCGAGTACATCGCCCGGCGGCGCGCGCAGCAGGCCGATGCCGTGCTGGGCGAAGGCGACGACCATGAGGCCCGCTTCCGCCAGATCAACGAACTGAAATACGCGTTGCGCTCAGTTCACATGTTCGCGCCCTGGATCCGCAGGATCTTCATCGCCACCGACTCCCCTGCCCCGGAATGGCTTGCGGACCACCCTGCAGTGACCATCATGCGCAGCGAGGATTTCTTCGCCGATCCCACGGTCCTCCCCACCCACAACTCCCAGGCCGTGGAGAGCCAGCTGCACCACATCGACGGCTTGTCGGAGCACTTCCTGTACTCCAATGACGACATGTTCTTTGGCCGTCCCGTGGGACCGGACATGTTCTTCACCCCGGGCGGAATCACCAAGTTCATCGAAGCGGACACCCGCATTGGACTCGGTGAAAACGATGCCGAGCGGAGTGGTTTTGAGAATGCTGCGCGGGTGAACCGGAAGCTCCTGTGGGAGCGCTTCGGCCGCATCACCACCCGTCACCTGGAGCACACCGCAGCCCCGCTCCGCCGCAGCGTGGTGGCCCGTATGGAGAAGGAATTCCCGGCCGAGTTCGCCAAGACAGCAGCCAGCCGTTTCCGGGCCGCGGACAACATCTCCGTGACCAACTCGTTCTACCACTATTACGCCCTGCTCACCGGGCGTGCTGTCACCCAGACCAGTGCCAAGGTCAGGTATGTGGACACCACCATGTGGGCAGGACTGCACTACCTGCCCAAGTTGCTGGCGAAGCGCCACATGGATTTCTTCTGCCTCAATGACGGCAGCTTCCCTGAGGTGGACGGCCAGGAACGCGCGGAGCTGGTCACCGATTTCCTGGAGAAGTACTTCCCCGTCAAGGCACCCTGGGAGAAGTAA
- a CDS encoding type II toxin-antitoxin system VapB family antitoxin, protein MIFKAVGEGRPYPDHGYSAPRDWAALPPRPVRLDDLVTTKRTLDLEALLAEDSTFFGDLFPHVVQYQGVMYLEDGLHRAVRTALHQRTAIHARVLVIDG, encoded by the coding sequence GTGATCTTCAAAGCTGTGGGCGAGGGACGCCCGTACCCGGACCATGGATATTCTGCGCCGCGCGACTGGGCTGCCCTGCCGCCACGGCCGGTCCGCCTGGATGACCTGGTGACCACCAAGCGGACCTTGGACCTGGAAGCTTTGCTGGCCGAGGATTCGACCTTCTTTGGCGATCTCTTCCCCCACGTGGTCCAGTACCAGGGAGTCATGTACCTCGAAGACGGACTCCACCGGGCCGTCCGTACGGCGCTTCACCAGCGGACCGCCATCCATGCACGCGTATTGGTGATTGATGGCTAG